One stretch of Carassius gibelio isolate Cgi1373 ecotype wild population from Czech Republic chromosome B1, carGib1.2-hapl.c, whole genome shotgun sequence DNA includes these proteins:
- the n4bp2 gene encoding NEDD4-binding protein 2, producing the protein MPKKKKNGLSPSRAPLHAAEYGSGSDSRAHGASGPFVTRPDSSYDHFGSTQFRSGQLGSQSREEIIQSMQEMFSHLDSEVIYMVLSEADFKVDNAMDSLLELSDAAEVIAPPPPPVSGFEQAAALLGTNTTQADLLSGMVQSFTVSNQPASQAELSPTETHLTEEFDALIDKELQTLTSQQSETSLHSPMSSIPLSSLPPPSQSIPLSSLPLTPQTQLPAPQTLPEQASYSDPGLSEACGGSSPVNELSFGGVHIPETNTLSLDFSHLKLEASSTEPRPSAFQVYSRPDQLRNHAAAKQHQEALRTPAMFWNTQAAEFHPHAVGPTFITPVIPNPTPWSTNPIPAAQWLAHGPIRQAPLKPSATVPESWTLPPRNRLKLEGQLLVLLRGAPGSGKTTLANAMLVQNPGGVVLSTDDYFTRNGQYHFEPNLLGEAHEWNHQRAKEAFEKGQTPIIIDNTNMQSWEMKPYVAMAQKHRYKVLFREPDTWWKTKPRELEKRTRHHVTKEKIRRILERYDRFVSVQSIMNSQRPEPVPSVVDSSQTETEQPQQSLQLGLSHPDLVGDSGLSKLNTNLSSSLPDVSSVSHTYSTISTGEEGEIGSYSSKESILFHENILEGSGTAHSDLLDTEGLDFELDACLVDMEKDLGNLSSGTTEEFAVLAHEKFLELPVAFSESIAQRVRRDRVKDRNALGTSAIDQLVNFDPTGQDEGGCEDETLSEDKLVRPELLDFVGDWPLESQSQRQRRCQNSENNTIKNTVLQSSVVEHKDNTSADEDKYSDTDDQNAVEFQKLVDLLRCGINSSPGFYQGPAPSKETTLKSPSIGGKEGNMNLETVAWPELPDCVLERTFTECTDPCKDYSYSSSPTKQRTDQTEQSNQVSAEKNTQDEVEQEDNSLSEDKCGLSPNVQETLCPKVAVDSEGSLERRRGISRRVGKSCKLALTFTNQSPLSPSPVVLHMHPDLTPTEPPPSLPVESCSSASTQTQPQDFALLWRIEQKKCSELDADLSSCSVFVLEGNSSRFMPKTSEPESACQQGVPYRVVHEKGCQVEENDFRESNSKKQNLEILSRHFRRVSIDILEDLYDKCHQDIQWTTNLLLDSGERLYKADVEEDDDLVPEEESFKSSIEPSETVMGSESVQARPVLSDDFSNSSGSSNSLKSQETNLSDVSQADDDWTAGQRTQSEADEAIITKEKCEPKTSFGALKQPTEGTEVQMEVTAANEQQTDITGQQGPEQEEALVTEGEKVQCLEEALKEWSKEEAGEKEKEDEETIAEVNAITLSLLCQIDEMERKDEEERKERERERKRTAQGRREPSSMDIQTLELKLPTELALQLTELFGPVGVSPGAFSSDDCAVQIDLNLAKLLHQKWKDTIQEKHRQAALSYQLIQESPVHWGESQGSKTRLRDQLDLYEEIPFMDHWSASCAPVSLRDIMIEEQAMQDSMEKSRSSRKDLDKKDGASKLKENQLFSMFPTIDRHFLRDIFRDHNYSLEQTEQFLHTLLDDGPVKNVVAPEPAPQRNGAHRTPSKERKWKLKEEVVEAAQFQDSEDPEYEDFRTEATLQRRQQIECFNKAAEAHRQGRKDVASFYAQQGHMHGDKMREANYRAAMQIFRRVNASLLPQNILDLHGLHVDEALHHLGQVLTDKSLEFSQGLCQPQLSIITGRGNRSQGGVARIRPAVLDYLKNHHYSFTEPKTGLVLVTLHKELLQ; encoded by the exons AtgccaaagaaaaagaaaaacggaCTGAGTCCCTCCCGAGCCCCGTTACATGCGGCTGAATACGGGAGCGGATCCGACAGTCGAGCACACGGGGCAAGCGGACCTTTTGTGACCCGGCCAGACTCATCATATGATCACTTTGGATCCACGCAGTTCAGGAGCGGTCAGCTGGGATCTCAAAGCAGAGAAGAAATCATCCAGAGCATGCAGGAGATGTTTTCACATCTGGATTCAGAAGTCATTTACATGGTGCTCTCAGAAGCAGATTTTAAAG TGGACAATGCGATGGATTCCCTTTTGGAGCTGTCAGATGCTGCTGAGGTCATAGCTCCACCCCCTCCTCCTGTCTCAGGCTTTGAGCAGGCAGCCGCTCTTCTGGGAACAAACACCACTCAAGCAGATCTCCTCAGTGGAATGGTGCAGAGCTTCACCGTTTCAAACCAGCCCGCATCTCAAGCAGAGCTCAGTCCTACAGAAACACACCTGACAGAGGAGTTTGATGCTCTCATAGATAAGGAACTTCAAACACTGACGTCACAGCAGTCAGAAACTAGCTTGCATTCTCCAATGTCTTCCATACCACTGTCTTCTCTGCCCCCTCCTTCTCAATCGATCCCTCTCTCCTCGTTGCCTCTTACACCCCAGACTCAGCTTCCAGCTCCTCAAACTTTACCAGAGCAGGCCTCATATTCTGACCCCGGGCTCAGTGAGGCCTGTGGCGGTAGTTCACCTGTGAATGAATTAAGTTTTGGTGGGGTTCATATCCCTGAGACCAACACCTTATCTCTTGACTTTAGTCATCTAAAGCTGGAGGCCAGCTCTACTGAACCACGGCCCTCAGCTTTCCAGGTTTACAGCAGACCTGACCAACTCCGTAACCATGCAGCTGCAAAGCAGCATCAAGAAGCTCTCCGCACTCCTGCCATGTTCTGGAACACTCAAGCTGCAGAGTTTCATCCTCATGCTGTGGGGCCAACCTTCATTACACCTGTCATTCCTAACCCCACACCTTGGAGCACTAATCCCATCCCTGCTGCTCAGTGGTTGGCTCATGGACCTATCAGACAAGCACCTCTAAAACCTTCTGCAACTGTACCGGAGTCATGGACTTTGCCCCCCAGGAACAGACTCAAATTGGAAGGGCAGTTGTTGGTGTTACTTAGAGGGGCTCCTGGATCAGGCAAAACCACCCTTGCCAA TGCTATGTTGGTGCAGAACCCTGGAGGAGTTGTTTTAAGCACCGATGATTATTTTACTCGAAATGGACAGTACCATTTTGAGCCAAATTTACTAGGAGAGGCCCACGAGTGGAATCACCAGAGAG CAAAAGAGGCTTTTGAAAAAGGACAGACACCCATCATAATAGACAACACCAATATGCAATCTTGGGAGATGAAACCATATGTTGCCATG GCACAGAAACACAGATATAAGGTGCTGTTTCGTGAGCCAGATACCTGGTGGAAGACTAAACCCAGAGAGCTGGAGAA GCGCACAAGGCATCACGTAACAAAGGAGAAGATCCGACGCATATTAGAACGGTATGACCGATTTGTCTCTGTCCAGAGCATTATGAATTCACAAAGACCGGAACCAGTGCCAAGTGTTGTGGATTCATCACAAACAGAAACTGAGCAACCCCA GCAATCTTTACAACTTGGCCTCAGTCATCCTGATCTTGTTGGTGACTCTGGGTTGAGCAAACTCAACACAAACCTTTCTTCATCTCTGCCCGATGTATCCTCTGTTAGCCACACTTACAGTACCATATCTACAGGCGAAGAAGGTGAAATTGGCTCCTACAGTTCCAAGGAATCCATCTTGTTCCATGAGAATATTCTGGAAGGGTCTGGAACTGCTCACTCTGATCTTCTTGATACTGAAGGGTTAGACTTTGAGCTAGATGCCTGCCTTGTGGACATGGAAAAAGATTTGGGAAATTTGAGTAGCGGGACAACTGAAGAATTTGCAGTGTTGGCGCATGAAAAATTTCTGGAGCTGCCTGTAGCATTTTCAGAGTCCATTGCTCAGCGTGTGAGGAGAGACAGAGTAAAAGATAGAAATGCACTAGGAACTAGTGCCATTGATCAACTAGTGAATTTTGACCCTACAGGGCAAGATGAGGGTGGATGTGAAGACGAGACTCTTTCTGAAGACAAATTAGTACGGCCAGAGCTGTTGGATTTTGTTGGGGATTGGCCACTGGAATCTCAAAGTCAACGTCAAAGAAGATGTCAGAATTCAGAAAACAATACTATTAAGAACACTGTTTTGCAATCCAGTGTTGTTGAACACAAAGATAACACTTCTGCTGATGAAGACAAGTATTCTGATACTGATGACCAGAATGCAGTTGAATTTCAAAAACTTGTAGATCTACTGCGATGTGGAATAAACTCTTCTCCAGGTTTTTACCAAGGTCCAGCTCCAAGTAAAGAGACTACTTTGAAATCCCCTTCCATTGGCGGAAAAGAGGGTAACATGAACCTGGAGACTGTGGCTTGGCCTGAACTTCCCGACTGTGTGCTGGAGAGAACGTTTACAGAGTGCACTGACCCATGCAAAGACTACTCTTATTCTTCAAGTCCAACAAAACAGAGAACAGACCAAACTGAGCAGTCTAATCAGGTGTCTGCTGAGAAGAACACTCAGGATGAGGTTGAGCAGGAGGACAATAGTTTGTCAGAAGATAAATGCGGATTGAGCCCAAATGTCCAAGAAACTCTGTGCCCAAAGGTTGCTGTAGACTCGGAGGGCAGTCTGGAAAGACGGAGAGGGATTAGCCGAAGAGTGGGGAAATCTTGTAAACTGGCTCTTACCTTCACCAATCAAAGCCCTTTATCACCTTCTCCTGTTGTTTTACATATGCACCCTGATCTTACACCTACAGAGCCACCACCTTCATTGCCTGTGGAGTCATGTTCCAGCGCCTCAACCCAGACACAACCTCAGGACTTTGCCTTGCTTTGGCGAATTGAGCAGAAGAAATGTTCTGAATTAGACGCTGACTTATCTAgttgcagtgtttttgttttggaggGAAACTCTTCTCGTTTCATGCCAAAAACAAGTGAACCGGAGTCTGCCTGCCAGCAGGGAGTGCCATACCGTGTGGTCCATGAGAAGGGTTGTCAGGTAGAAGAGAATGACTTTAGAGAATCTAACTCTAAAAAGCAAAACCTTGAGATTCTGAGCCGCCATTTCAGACGTGTCTCCATTGATATTCTGGAGGACCTTTATGACAAGTGCCATCAAGATATCCAGTGGACAACCAACTTGTTACTAGATTCTGGAGAACGACTCTATAAAGCAGATGTTGAGGAAGATGATGATTTGGTTCCTGAGGAAGAGTCATTTAAATCATCTATAGAACCATCAGAAACTGTAATGGGCTCAGAAAGTGTCCAGGCTAGACCTGTATTGTCTGATGACTTTAGCAACAGTTCAGGAAGTAGCAATAGTCTCAAGTCCCAAGAAACTAACCTTAGTGACGTTAGCCAAGCTGATGATGATTGGACTGCAGGTCAAAGGACACAAAGTGAAGCTGATGAGGCAATCATTACAAAGGAGAAATGTGAGCCCAAAACTTCCTTTGGGGCATTAAAACAACCAACAGAAGGCACTGAAGTACAAATGGAGGTTACGGCAGCTAATGAGCAACAGACAGACATCACAGGTCAGCAAGGTCCAGAGCAGGAAGAGGCATTAGTGACAGAAGGTGAGAAAGTTCAATGCCTGGAGGAAGCATTGAAGGAATGGAGTAAAGAGGAGGCTGGAGAGAAGGAAAAGGAGGATGAGGAGACAATAGCAGAGGTGAATGCCATAACACTGTCACTGCTGTGTCAGATTGATGAAATGGAGCGCAAAGATGAGGAAGAAAGGAAGGAACGAGAAAGGGAAAGAAAGAGAACTGCGCAGGGTAGGAGAGAGCCAAGTTCGATGGATATTCAGACCTTGGAGCTGAAACTTCCAACTGAACTTGCATTGCAGCTCACTGAACTTTTTGGACCTGTTGGGGTCAGTCCAG GTGCATTTTCATCAGATGACTGTGCAGTTCAGATAGACCTGAACTTGGCCAAACTGCTGCACCAGAAATGGAAGGACACTATCCAA GAGAAGCACAGACAGGCAGCTCTGTCCTATCAACTAATCCAAGAGA GTCCTGTCCACTGGGGTGAATCCCAGGGAAGCAAAACCAGACTGAGGGACCAATTAGATTTGTATGAAGAAATTCCTTTTATGGATCATTGGAGCGCATCCTGTGCTCCTGTCTCACTGAGGGACATCATGATCGAAGAGCAGGCGATGCAAGACAGCATGGAGAAG TCCAGGTCAAGTCGGAAGGACCTGGATAAGAAAGACGGTGCATCCAAACTGAAGGAGAACCAGCTGTTTTCCATGTTCCCCACTATAGACCGACATTTTCTCAGGGATATCTTCAGAGATCACAA TTACTCTCTGGAGCAGACCGAACAGTTTTTGCATACTCTCCTTGATGATGGGCCAGTCAAAAATGTGGTGGCACCTGAACCTGCTCCTCAACGTAATGGTGCTCACAGAACTCCGAGCAAAGAGCGG AAATGGAAACTGAAAGAGGAGGTGGTGGAAGCTGCTCAATTCCAGGATTCGGAGGATCCAGAATATGAAGACTTCCGCACAGAGGCAACACTGCAGAGACGTCAGCAGATAGAGTGTTTTAACAAGGCCGCTGAAGCTCATCGACAAGGGCGAAAGGACGTGGCTAGTTTCTACGCACAACAG